DNA sequence from the Gordonia polyisoprenivorans genome:
CACGATCGCCCAGCCGATGACGATGTAGGCGAGGATCTTGCCGACGTAGAGCAAGTGCAACGCCACCGGCGTACCGAAACCGACCTCGGCCCAGTGCCGCGCCATCGGCTTGATCTTTTCGGCGCGGCTGCCCTGGCTCCAGGTGGGAAAGTCGATGTCAGGGGTGTTCTGCTGGAGAAATCCCATTCGTGTTCGCGCTCCTCGATCACTGTGCCGTGACCGAACCTAACAAACCAAGCGAGCGCTTGGTGGGTGAACGGGGTGTCCGGGGCTTGGGGACCGGGCACGCGGGGGGTGCGAATATAACTTCCACCGAATCGCGCGAAAACGGCCGAAAATCGGGGTCGGTGGTCCGCTCAGGTGGAAGCTGTATTCACACCCGGGCTGTCGGGTACCGCGGTTGTCCACAGATTCGCCGCGGAGCGCGATCGAGGCCCGGAATCCGGGCAATCGCACGGCACACTCTCGGGTCATGACTCCCGCCGATCTCACCTCAGCCGCCGATGACCGCTGGTTCGGTGTCTTCTCGTTCGCTGAACTCACCCGACGCGGAATGGGCCAATCACAGGTGACCCGAATGGCCAAGAGCGGAGATCTACGTCCTCTTCGCCGCGGGTGGTACGCGACCCCGTACGCCGATAGCCGCGTGGCGGAGGCTGTTGCCGCCAACGGGGTGTGCAGTTGTGTGACCGCGCTCGACCTGCACGACGTGTGGGTGCCGCCGTACGGGAATCGGGTTCACGTGCGGTCGCGGGAGTCCGGGCATCGCAGTGGTCGGGCGAACCGCTTCTGTCGCCGCTACGGCCGTCCGCTCCCGGAGATCTACCCTGTCGACGACGTCCTCACCGCTCTCGCCCACGCCATCAAGTGTCTGGACACCGAAGGGATCATCGCGGTGTGCGACTCGATCCTTCACCGAGGTCTCGCTGAGATGTGCGATCTGCGCGAGGTGTTCGCCGCCGCTCCCGAACGAATTCGGAAATTGCTGGACCGTTGCGACGATCGAGCCGAGTCGGGGACCGAATCCATCATGCGACTGCGGCTGCTCGCGATGGGGTTGTCGGTGGCAGTGCAGGTGACCATTCAGGGAATCGGACGGGTCGATCTCGTCGTCGGCAAGCGACTGATCATCGAACTTGACAGCATCAATTTTCATGATCTCTCACCGGAACAGCGTGAAGCAGACCGCATCCGCGACGAGATGGCGCACCGGCTGGGTTACCTGCCGCTGCGGTTCTCCTACAAGCGCGTGATGTTCGCGTGGGACGAAGTCGCCGAAACCCTCGCGGCGATCCTCAGACGCGGTGACCATCTGCGCGCTCCCGCCGCGGCCGCGGACTACGACCGATCGCTTGTCGAGGATTGGTCGGCCTGACACGTCCGCGATACGAATACAGATTCCACGTGAGCGCGTCACCGACCCCGAAAATCGGGCGTTTTGGACCACATCGGTGGAAGTTGTATTCGTACTCGTGCCTCCCCCGATCGGGGGAGGCACGAATCCACCGGTGGATCCGCCGATCGGCGGGGTTCGGAACGGGTGCTCGGCGGGCAAAGTCAGTGATGTCAGAACGAACGACTTCGCCAGCCCCGACCACTCCCGGCCAGGACCCGCGGAACAGGAGGAACATCATGAACATCTCGAAGAGCATGAAGAACCGCGCACTCGCCGGAATCGCCGGCATCGGCATTGCCACCGGCCTGGCACTGGGCGGTGCCGGACTGGCCAGCGCGGGCACCGTCCCGGTCACCCATCCCGGTGAGCCCACGATCGCGATGACGATCACCAACCACACCGACAAGACCGAATGGTTGGACGGCGCCACGGCCGGCACCGGCCAGTGGGTACAGGCCCCGCGGCAGACACTGGCTCCCGGAGCCTCGGAGATCGTGGTCTCCAACGCCCCGAACAGCCCGGAGGAGACGAACTTCGTCAACTACCGGATCGGTGCCTTCGGGCCGCGCGCCACCTATGAGATCGAGAACATGGCGGGCAACGTGAACACCGCGATGACCGGAACCTCCGGCGGCGGCCACTACTTCATCAACGCCCCGCGCATCGAGATCGGATACCCGAACGTGAACGTCTCCTACGACCTCTGGTGAGGTAAATCGGCCCTTCTCGCCTCGTCCCAGTCCGGGCCCAACCCGACCTGGGCGAGGTGAGCAACGGGATGGCCGCTGTGCAGTGCGACGGTGGCGACGAGGTCGTCGTAGGTCCGGCACACGTGGGTGGCTCCCGTTGCGGTGCCGACCGTCCACCCCTGAGTGATCACCCTGATGGACAGCCGGGGAGCCAGTGGCGCGAGCCGACGGGCAACCGCCGCCCGCCGACGCGGCCCGCTCACCCAGCGAGCGGCCCAGTCCACCGGCGCCCCGGCACATCCACCACACATCAGGGCATCACGTCTCCGGAGTTGGGACCCAGGACCTGCCCGACGTACAAATTCCCGCCCGGATTCGACGCGAGCAGAACCGCGGTCGGTGCCACCTCCTCGGGTGTGCCGAAGCGGCCCAACGGCAATTCGGCACGCTTGGCTCGCTTCCAGTCGTCGTCGATACCGTCGACCAGGGGCGTCTCGATGGGTCCAGGCGCGATCGCATTGACCAAAACGCCGTCGCCGGCGACCTCCTGCGCGATGGACTTGGTCATCGCGATGACGCCCGCTTTGGCGGCGGCGTAGTGCGCCAGTGACACTCCACCTTTGATCGCCAATTGCGACGCGACATTGATGATGCGGCCGTCTTTCTGCGACACCATTGCCGGCAACACCGCCCGGTTGAGCATGAACACACTGGTCAGATCGATGTCGATCGTCTCGCGCCACTGGGCGCTCGTCATCTCGGATGCCGGCGCCTGGGTGAGAATTCCATGGGAACACACCAGGATGTCGATCCCACCGAGCTGGGCCACCATGTCGGACACGAGGCCAACGATTGCCGACTCCGACGTCGCATCGAGAATGACTCCCTCGGAACCGATTTCGGAGGCAACGGTCGCGACCACCGGGTTGCGGTCGGCCAGCACGACGGTGGCGCCGGAGTCGACGAATGCCGATCCGATCGCCAGGCCGATACCTGATGCGCCGCCGGTCACCAAGGCGCGCTTGCCTTTCAGAAGGTCAGACATCTGCGTGCTCCTCTCAGTCGCGCATCGCGGTGGTCAGCGCGCCGTCGACGACGACGGCCTGACCGCTCACGTACGACGCCGCTGGACTCGACAGGAAGCCGATGACCTCGGCGACCTCACGCGGATCCCCGACTCGGCCCCAGGGGATGTAATCGCCCGCTCGATCCAGTCCTTCCGGACCGAGCGAATTGATCGCGTCGGAGGACTGTGGCGTGCGGATCAGACCCGGGATGACGGCGTTAGCCCGAATCTGTCGGGGCCCGAATTCGACGGCGATGCTGCGGATCAACCCGAGGACACCGGCTTTGGCGGTGGCGTAGTGGGCGTGATCCTGCCACCCGTATACACCGCCGGCGATCGACGACACCGCGGTCACCGAGCCGCCGGCACCCATGTGACGCAAACCTGCTCGTGCCGTGCGCATCACACCGTGCAGGTCGACGTCGAGGAGGTCGTGCCACTGCTCGTCGCGCAGGTCCGTGAACGAGGCCTGCCGTAGGATGCCGGCGTTGGCCACCACGATGTCGAGCCGACCCCAGGCGGCGACGAGGCTTTCGGCGAACGCATTCACCGAGTCCGTCGATCGGACGTCGACCTCAACGATCTGTCCCTCACCGCCGGCGTCGTGTACTGCACGTTGAGTGTGTTCGGGGTCGTGCGGATCGCCGCTGAAGGTGCCGATACCCACGCGCACCCCCCGTTCGGCGAGGCAGACCGATGTCGCTGCCCCGATGCCGGACGCCGCGCCGGTGATCATCGCGACGGGATTCTCACTCATGACGTGACCTCGGCGTTCTCGACCGCTGGAGTCGGCGACGACACCTTGCGTGCACCGAGAACGACCACTCCGGAGGCCACCGCGCCGAGCGCGCCCACCCAGAGCGCCGCGGTCGAGTAGCCGATGGATGCCGCGGTCAGGGCGGTGAGGATGAAGCCCGAGATGATCGCCCCGGGCTGGGACATCGCACCGATGAACGCCGAACCTGTTGCCCGGCAATCGGTGTCGAAGCACTCGGCCTGGAAGAACATGATGGCCGCGTACGGTCCCAGGAGGAAGAACAGGCCCATCATGTAGGTCACCATGACGTAGAGCTGGCCGGACGGACCGAGCAGCATAGCCGCGAAGAACACTCCGGCGAGCAGCCAGCCGACCGCGATGGTGTTGCGGCGCCCGAATCGGTCACCCGCCCACCCGTGGGCCAGATATCCGGCAACGGCAACGAGATTGGAGACGACGACGAGGAGCAGGGTGCTCGAGGCATCGATGTCCTTGCCCTTCTCCAGCACGGTGGTGCCGAGGACGGAGAACGTCTGGATGCCAAACCAATTGAGCAACCACGCCGCTGAGAGTACGAGGGTGTTGCGCAGGTGCTTACCCTGGAAGATCCGTTTGAACGGCGCGGCGGTCTGCTCGACGGTGGCGGTGGCCGTGGCCAGCGCTGCGGCTTCCTCGTCGCGGCCGTCCGCCCGCAGCTTCTTGATGGCCTGATGGGCCTCGAACTGCGGACTTTCCTTGAGCGAGCGGCAGATCAGGGCAACGATCACCGCGGGAACGGTGGCCAGGAGGAACGCGATGCGCCACGAGTCGGCACCGAAGATCGAGGTCACGATGGCGACGAAGCCGGCTGCGATGAGCGCGCCCGCGGGCCATCCGGTTTGCACCATCGAGTAGACGAAGCCCTTGCGGCGCTTGATCTTCTCGTCCTCGGTCAGCTCATATAGTTCGTTGAGGTAGGTGGCGTTGACCGACTGCTCCGCCAGACCGAGGCCGCTGATCGAGCGCACACCGATCAGTGATCCGGCGCCGAAGGTGGCAGCGGTCGCGGCCGACGACGCGGCGGTCCCGGCGACGGAGATGATCATGCCCTTGCGTCGTCCCAGCTTGTCGACCATCGGCCCGACGAGGAGCACGACGATCGCGGTCCCGACGCTGACGAGGGTGGAGACGAGCAGGGCGTGGCTGGTGGTCCAGCCGAACGACTCCTCGATTCGCGGGAGCAATGTCCCGAACAGGATGAAGTCGTAGACGGCGATTGTCCAGGCGAAGAAGGCGATTCCGGAGGCGCGGCGGGTTTCTCGGCCGGTCACCCGGCGCAGTCCGAGCTGCGTGGAGGATTGGGTGGGCATCTGAGGGTCTTTCTCGTCAAAGGGTGTGAGAGCGGAGGGGAGGGGGTGACACGTCGTCGGGTCTTTTGCCGGTCAGCTCTGGCGCGGCCGGCGGGACTTGAAGTCGGAGGCGATGGCGTCGAAGGTCGTCCAGGTGACCCCGTCGTGGCCATTGATGTGCTCGATCAGTCGCTCGAGCATCAACAGCACCTGCGGTCGGCCGGACACATCGGGATGAATGGTGAAAGTGAAGACCGCATAATCCATCTCGCGATACACCCAGTCGAACTGATCGCGCCACATCTCCTCGATGTGCCGTGGATTGACGAATCCGTGGCTGTTGGGGCTGCCCTTGATGAACATCATCGGAGGCAGGTCGTCGAGATACCAGCTGGCCGGGATCTCGACGAGGTCGGTCTCCTGACCGCGCTGCAGTGGTTTCATCCAGGTGGCGGCGGGCTGGTCGTAGTCGATGGGTGTCCACGAGTCCCCGACACGCACGTAGTAGGGCTCGAAATCGCGGTGCATGAGGGAGTGGTCGTAGGCGATGCCACGCTCGATCAGCAGTTCGTTGGTCACCTTGCTGAACTCCCACCACGGTGCGACATATCCGGTGGGGCGCTTGCCGGTACGGGTGTCGATGAGGTCGATGCAGTGGTCGAGGATCTCCGACTCCTGCTCGCGTGACATCGCGATCGGATTCTCGTGGCTGTAACCGTGGAGTCCGATCTCGTGTCCGGCGGCGACCACGGCGTCGAACTGTTCGGGGAACGTCTCGATGGAGTGGCCGGGCCAGAACCAGGTCGCCGGGAGTTGATGGCGTTCGAGCAGCTGGTTGAGCCGCGGGACCCCGACCTCGCCGGCGAAGATACCGCGGGAGATGTCACCCGGGGAGTTCTCACCGCCGTACGAGCCGAGCCAGCCGCCGACGGCGTCGACGTCGATCCCGAATGCGACAAAGATGTCCTTGGCCATGTCAGTCCTCCTGAGTGGGTGTGTAGGTATCGATGATGTGGGTGAGAGTGGTTGTGATGTCCGATGATTGGGACAGCAGCAGGGAGAGCAGGATGCGTGCCTGGGTGGCCGGCAGTGAACCGGACAGGATCGCGCCGGCAGCCACCATGTCGGTGCCGCCGCCGTGCCCGTAGACGGCGGCGACCTCGCCGAACGGGACCCGGCTGGCCAGAATTGTCGGGATGCCGTCACCGGCGAGTTGGCGGCAGGTGTCGACGATCGTCGGGTTGGCGTTGCCGATTCCGGTGCCGGCCAGCACGATTCCGCGTGCACCGGCGGCCACCGCCGCGTTGATCAGGGTTGCATCGGCGCCGGGGTACACCTCGATGATGTCGACGCGGGTGGAGTCGAAGGCGTCGGTGGGACGGGGGAGCGCAGCGGGTCGCGTGGGCGTTTCTCGGATGACGACCTTGCCGTCGGCGACCTCGCCCAGCGGCTCACGCGTGGTGGAGCCGAACGCGTCGAGGGCGCGGGTGCGGAGCTTGCGGGTCCCGGCGGCGGGAAGGATCTGTCCGGCGAAGACGACCAACGTGCCGAGCTTACGGGCATGCGGGTCGGCCGCCACCGCGACCGCGTCGGCCAGATTCCGGGGACCGTCGCCGTGCGGCGCATCGCTGGCGCGTTGCGCGCCGGTGAGGACGACCGGTCGCGCGTCGGCGTGGACCAGGTCGAGGAGGAAGGCTGTCTCCTCCATGGTGTCGGTGCCGTGGGTGATGACGATGCCGTCGACGGGATTCTCGGTGCGCTCGAGGAGTTGGGCAACGGTGTCGCTGATCCGGCGTAGGTGCGCAGGCGTCATTCGGTAGGAGCCCACCGTCATGAGATCGATCGACTCGACCTCCACGTCGGCGAGTCCGGTGGTCCCGAGAAGGTCGGTGACGGTTCGGGTGGCGACGACTCCGGTTGAGGTCGAAGTGGAGGCGATTGTCCCACCGGTTCCGATGAGGGCAATCCTGTGCATCAGGGCCACCTCATCGCCGTATCGGCGCACGTCGGAGACGGTGGCGCGCTGGGTGTGAACTGGGTCATGCCGATCAGCAAACCACAACACAAACGTTTGTGGCAATCGTTTGTGTAAATTGCGCCAAACGTTTGTGTAACGGCTCTTGTAACGTGGGGCACCGACGTCGAGGGAGGAGGCACCATGGGGCGGGTGCGTGGACCCCTGACTTTGCGGATGATCGCCACCGAGCTCGGCGTCAGCCCATCGACGGTTTCACGAGTGCTGAACACCCCCGGTGACGATGCGTTGCGCTGGGCCTCGGCAGACACGGTTGGACGGATTCGCACCTTCGCCACGGAGAACGGCTACTCACCCAATCCGCAGGCGTCGAGCCTGCGTACGCGGCGCTCGGGGCTCATCGGGGTGTTGGTGCCGCGTCTCCAGGACTACGTCCTGGCAACCATCTATGAGGGGATCGAGGAGGCCGCAGGCGAAGCGGGTCTGTCGACGTTCGTGACCAACTCGCTGGACCGGCTCGAGGCGCAGCGCGCACGTACCAAGGCGATGATCGACCGTCGGGTCGACGGACTGATCTTCGGTGATGCCCACCTCGATCACGAGTTCCTCGATGAGGTTGACGCACAAGGCATCAAGTTCACTCTCGTATCGAGGAGCGCGGGCTCCTATCCGTCGGCGACGGTCGACGACGTACTCGGCGGCCGGCTGGTGGGACAACACCTCGCCGACACCGGCCGTAAGAAGGTCTGCGTCGTGGCGGGCCTGGAGTTCACCTCGACGGCCAGAGACCGCACGCGTGGTGCGGTGGAAGCGCTGTCCGACAACGGCATCGAGGTTCCCGAGTCGGCCGTCATCTATTCGGGATTCGACCCTGCCGGTGGCCGACGAGCGGTCGAACAGATCCTCGAGCGAGGCGAGGTGCCGGATGCGCTGTTCGCCACCAACGACTTTGCCGCACTGGGTGCGCTCGGCGCGCTGCGTGACGCGGGGTTACGCGTCCCCGACGACGTCGCGCTCGTGGGCTACAACGATACCCCACTGGCTTCGGCCGGGGCGTTGCCGCTGACGACGATCCGCTCCCCGATGCACGAGATGGGCAGGCGCGCCGTGGGTTTGCTGATGCAAGTGCTTGCCGGTGAGGAGCCGGAGTCGGTGCTGCTGGAACCGGAGCTGATCGTGCGGAGCAGTACGTGAGGAGTTCTCGTAGAGTCGGTTGATTCTCGTTGCCATGCGGCTGTTGCCGGCGATATCTCGAGAATCCCCCTGAACAAACGACACGTGATCTCCGCTGTAGTGTCGGCCCACTGCGGGAGAATCGGCGCGTAGACAGCCCGTTAAACAGGGCATGGCAATGCGGAGGCGAGATGGGTGAGTGGGTTCTGGTCGATGTCGAAACCTCCGGGACGAGTGCGCGCCGCGACCGTGTCCTCAGTCTGGCGGCGATGACGTTGGACTCGTCCGGGAGAGTGCAGGAAGAGTACGCGACTCTCATTGACGCGGACTGTGATCCCGGTCCGGTGCACATTCATCACCTGACTCGCGAGCGCCTACGCGGCGCTCCATCGTTCGACGCAACCCTGCCATATCTGGATCGCATGCTCACCGGGCGAACGCTCGTCGCGCACAATGCCTCTTTTGACCACGGATTCCTCGTCGAAGAGGCACGCCGATTCGGTGCGACGTTGCCGATCAGTCATCGCTTGTGCACTGTCACGCTTGCGCGGCGATTGCAGTTGAACGTACCCAACGTGAAGTTGGGGACGCTCGCGGCGTACTGGGGTATCCCACAGGCAAGCGCCCACGATGCGCGCGACGACGTGAAGACACTGGCGGAAGTCTTTCGCCACTGCGTTGACCTTGCGAATTCGTTGGGGCTCGGTCTTCCGATCGTTGGCTGTGCGGGCGCGTCTCGTGCATATCCCGACAAAGTGACGCGCGTGCCCTGCCCATGGCGTGATCCGGGACGCTATAGGTCGACGGTGGGTTTGATTCAGGGCACCAAGGTCGTGATCACTGGTCCAACCCGATTGCCGCGTACGGAGTTGGGTCGGCGCCTGTCGGACGCCGGGCTCGACGTGATGAACAGTATCAGTGGCAGGACCGGCCTGGTCGTGGCCAACCAGGATGCGCCGGACTCGCGAAAGCTCCAGCGTGCGGCTGAGCTGGGTATCACTGTGGTCGACGAGAGTACGGTGTTGCGTCTTTGCTCGGATATCGTTGCTGGAGTGCTCAAATCGGCACCGGAGTCGATCGAGGTCGTGACGATCATCGATGCTCCGTCGGTCGAGCCGGCGCCAGCGACTCCTGTCCGGGGCCCATGGGCCGGCCGCCGGGTGCTGGTGATGGGCGGTAGTCATGTCGAGGCGACCGTGATGCGTTCGCGGATCGTTCAATTGGGTGCGGCACCGGCAATCAATCTGACCGCGGGGGTGACCGACGTACTGCTGCTCGACGGCGGCGCTGGGGATCCACGGATGCCCAGAGTTCGTGACCGATCGTTGACGATCCTTGAGATGCACCACATCGACGCTGCGCTAGGGATCGGCGCCGATCCGGCTGAGAAGCGCGACGACGCCGACTCATCACAACAGGAGTGGACGCCCGCAATGATGCCTCCTGGCGCGGTGATCGACCTCCCCGCCGGTCTCATGACGTTCACCGTGAACGTGGCATGGACGGTTGCGCGAGCCAAGTCGCCTGAGGTCGACGTCGTCGCCTTTGAACTCGGTGACGACGAGAGAGTGTTGTCCGATGATGAGTTCGTGTTCTTCAATCAACCGACGAGTCCCGATGGCGCATTGACTCTGTCCATCGACGGCGACTGTGAGCAAGGTGTCCATGTCGACCTGCAGTCCGTGCCCGCCGAGGTCGAGCGCGTCACCATCGGCGCCGCGATCGAAGAGATGACATTCGGAGAGCTGGGTGCTCTGTCGGTCAGTGTCGATACCCCGGCCGCCACCGTTGCCTCCGCGGTGCTGGACGCCGCGACAACTGAACGGTCGATGATCATCGCCGAGATTTACCGACGAAAGACCCAGTGGCGGTTGAGGATGCTCGGACAAGGCTATGACGATGACCTCAGTGGCTTCGCGGTTCGTCACGGAGTGGACGTGGAAGAGTAGGTTCGGATCAGACAAACCGCCCACCCGCGAAGGACCACAGCATGCCTGCCGACAGACTCCTCCGGATGCCGTTCGCCAGCATCTATCCGCTCTACGTGCAGAAGGTCGAGCGGAAAGGGCACACCCAGGCCGAGGTCGATCAGGTCATCTGCTGGCTCACCGGTTACGACGCCGACGGGCTGCGCAAAGCCGTCGACGTCGAGGTGGATCTGGAGGCCTTCTTCGCCGAGGCGCCGCAGATGAATCCGAATACGTCGTTGATCACCGGCAAGATCTGCGGGTACCGCGTCGAGGAGATCGACGACCCGCTGATGCAGAAGATCCGGTACATGGACAAGCTCGTCGACGAGGTGGCGCGTGGGAAGAAGATGACGTCGATCCTGCGGGGGTGAGTGCGTTGTCGTCGTGCGGGGTCTCGAGGCTCGGCGCCTGGGGCCCTCGCACCTCGACCATCGGGAGGAGGAGCGGGGCGCCGGAGGCCATCGGCAGGGGTGCCGGAGGTCGTCGGGAGGAGAACCTCGGCCGCCCAAGGGCGTCACGGCCGGACGGTGACGAACCCACCGTCGAGGAAGCCCAGGCAGTCGCCGGTGCGGTAGCCGAAGTCCTCGACGCGGCCGACGAACAGCGTGTGGTCGCCGCCGTCGTATTCGGCCCAGGGGGTGCAGGTGAACCAGGAGGCGGTGTCGGCCAGGCGGGGCGCGTGACTGCCCTCGATCCAGCGGGGTTCCTGGTTGGGCCGGCCGGCGAAGTGCATGGCGAGGTCGCGTTGTTCGGCGCCGAGGACGTTGACAGTGAACGGGTTTCCGGTCAACAGGGCGTGTGCGCGGACGTTGCGCTGGATGGAGACCAACACCAACGGCGGGTCCATGGACACCGAGGTGAACGAATTGACGGTCAGCCCATGGCGTTTGGTGGTTCCGTCGGCGTCGGTGCCGTCGAAGGTCACCACGGCGACGCCGGTGGCGAAGCGGCCGAATCCGCCGCGCAGATGAGGGGTGGGTGGTGCGTCGGTGAGGGTCATCGCGAGTCTCCTACAAGGTCCGGTGGGCGATGACCGCAGACGTTAGGGCCGCCTCGGACACCGCGGCAATGGGCACACGTGCTGTTGAGCGCGTCGCGCGCGGAATGCACAGTCTCGTGCACCCCGGGTCCAGAGCGCCGGCGACGCCGACATCGCCGACTTGACGATGCGCGCGGGAGTTGTGTGTCACAGAGCGAGACGCCCTGAGGTGGGTGTCACAGCCCCCGCCGGCGGCGCACCATGGCTCCACCGACATCGTCGTCGAGCGCCCCACGGCGCACGCGTCACCAAGGAGAGTCACATGCCAGACACGCCCGACATCGGAATCATCGGCGCAGGTACCGCCGGATTACACCTCGCCCTGCTCCTGCAGCAGGCCGGTGTCACCACGCGTATCTACACCAACCAGACCGCCGAGCAGGTGGCCGCGGGCCGACCGCAGAACAGCGTCTCGCACCACGCGCCGACCATCGCCCGCGAGGCGGCGATGGGCGTCAACTTCTGGCCCGCCGAGGAGTACGGCTACCAGGTGCACTACCACCACCTCAACGTGCCCGACGGCCCACCGGTCTTCCGCGGCGACTTTCTGCGACCCTCCCGAGTCCTCGACTACCGCATCTATCTGCCCAGGTTGATGGCCGAGTACGAGAATCGCGGCGGCACCATCGAGATCCGCAACATCGAGCCGTCGGACTTCGCGGCGCTGGGCCGGGAGCATGATCTGGTCGTGGTGGCCGCCGGCAAGCGGTCGTTCGGCGAGTACTTCGGCGAACGACCCGACGTCTCGCCGTACGCGAAGCCGCAGCGTCACCTCGCGGTCGGATTCTGGGACGGCGTCGAGCAGACCGACCCGCGCGCGGTGACCATGAGCATCTCGCCCGGCCACGGCGAACTCCTCGACCTGCCGATCACCACCTTCGACGGCTGGGCCAGCGCGCTGCTCTGCGAGAACGTGCCCGGCGGCGATCTCGAGATCCTGATGACGCAGAAGGAATCCGACGACCCCGATGCCTACCGGCAGCTGCTGCTCGACAAACTCAAGGTGCATCACCCGACGGTCTACGAGCGCATCGATCAGTCCCGCTTCAGGCTCATGCGGCCCGGCGACATCCTGCAGGGCGCGGTGCGGCCGGTGATCCGCGACGACTACCGGCTCCTCGACGACGGCACCGTCGTCCTCGCGCTCGGCGACGCCCACTCCACCGTCGACCCGGTCACCGGCCAGGGCGCGAACTCGGCATCCTTCGAAGCGCAGGTCGTTGCCGACGCGATCATCGAGGACGAGATCGTCGACGAACGGTTCGCGAAGAAGGTCGCCCTGCGCCGACGCGAACGCGTCGACGGACTCAGCGCCTGGGTCAACACCATGATCGCCACCCCGACGCCACCGCATCTGCAGAAGCTGTTGGGTGCGATGTCCCAGATGCGCACGCTCTGTGACGAATTCACCGAGAACTTCAGCCACCCCCACCGCAACGGTG
Encoded proteins:
- a CDS encoding type IV toxin-antitoxin system AbiEi family antitoxin domain-containing protein; the protein is MTPADLTSAADDRWFGVFSFAELTRRGMGQSQVTRMAKSGDLRPLRRGWYATPYADSRVAEAVAANGVCSCVTALDLHDVWVPPYGNRVHVRSRESGHRSGRANRFCRRYGRPLPEIYPVDDVLTALAHAIKCLDTEGIIAVCDSILHRGLAEMCDLREVFAAAPERIRKLLDRCDDRAESGTESIMRLRLLAMGLSVAVQVTIQGIGRVDLVVGKRLIIELDSINFHDLSPEQREADRIRDEMAHRLGYLPLRFSYKRVMFAWDEVAETLAAILRRGDHLRAPAAAADYDRSLVEDWSA
- a CDS encoding SDR family NAD(P)-dependent oxidoreductase, which translates into the protein MSDLLKGKRALVTGGASGIGLAIGSAFVDSGATVVLADRNPVVATVASEIGSEGVILDATSESAIVGLVSDMVAQLGGIDILVCSHGILTQAPASEMTSAQWRETIDIDLTSVFMLNRAVLPAMVSQKDGRIINVASQLAIKGGVSLAHYAAAKAGVIAMTKSIAQEVAGDGVLVNAIAPGPIETPLVDGIDDDWKRAKRAELPLGRFGTPEEVAPTAVLLASNPGGNLYVGQVLGPNSGDVMP
- a CDS encoding SDR family NAD(P)-dependent oxidoreductase gives rise to the protein MSENPVAMITGAASGIGAATSVCLAERGVRVGIGTFSGDPHDPEHTQRAVHDAGGEGQIVEVDVRSTDSVNAFAESLVAAWGRLDIVVANAGILRQASFTDLRDEQWHDLLDVDLHGVMRTARAGLRHMGAGGSVTAVSSIAGGVYGWQDHAHYATAKAGVLGLIRSIAVEFGPRQIRANAVIPGLIRTPQSSDAINSLGPEGLDRAGDYIPWGRVGDPREVAEVIGFLSSPAASYVSGQAVVVDGALTTAMRD
- a CDS encoding MFS transporter produces the protein MPTQSSTQLGLRRVTGRETRRASGIAFFAWTIAVYDFILFGTLLPRIEESFGWTTSHALLVSTLVSVGTAIVVLLVGPMVDKLGRRKGMIISVAGTAASSAATAATFGAGSLIGVRSISGLGLAEQSVNATYLNELYELTEDEKIKRRKGFVYSMVQTGWPAGALIAAGFVAIVTSIFGADSWRIAFLLATVPAVIVALICRSLKESPQFEAHQAIKKLRADGRDEEAAALATATATVEQTAAPFKRIFQGKHLRNTLVLSAAWLLNWFGIQTFSVLGTTVLEKGKDIDASSTLLLVVVSNLVAVAGYLAHGWAGDRFGRRNTIAVGWLLAGVFFAAMLLGPSGQLYVMVTYMMGLFFLLGPYAAIMFFQAECFDTDCRATGSAFIGAMSQPGAIISGFILTALTAASIGYSTAALWVGALGAVASGVVVLGARKVSSPTPAVENAEVTS
- a CDS encoding polysaccharide deacetylase family protein; this encodes MAKDIFVAFGIDVDAVGGWLGSYGGENSPGDISRGIFAGEVGVPRLNQLLERHQLPATWFWPGHSIETFPEQFDAVVAAGHEIGLHGYSHENPIAMSREQESEILDHCIDLIDTRTGKRPTGYVAPWWEFSKVTNELLIERGIAYDHSLMHRDFEPYYVRVGDSWTPIDYDQPAATWMKPLQRGQETDLVEIPASWYLDDLPPMMFIKGSPNSHGFVNPRHIEEMWRDQFDWVYREMDYAVFTFTIHPDVSGRPQVLLMLERLIEHINGHDGVTWTTFDAIASDFKSRRPRQS
- a CDS encoding asparaginase produces the protein MHRIALIGTGGTIASTSTSTGVVATRTVTDLLGTTGLADVEVESIDLMTVGSYRMTPAHLRRISDTVAQLLERTENPVDGIVITHGTDTMEETAFLLDLVHADARPVVLTGAQRASDAPHGDGPRNLADAVAVAADPHARKLGTLVVFAGQILPAAGTRKLRTRALDAFGSTTREPLGEVADGKVVIRETPTRPAALPRPTDAFDSTRVDIIEVYPGADATLINAAVAAGARGIVLAGTGIGNANPTIVDTCRQLAGDGIPTILASRVPFGEVAAVYGHGGGTDMVAAGAILSGSLPATQARILLSLLLSQSSDITTTLTHIIDTYTPTQED
- a CDS encoding LacI family DNA-binding transcriptional regulator, with the translated sequence MGRVRGPLTLRMIATELGVSPSTVSRVLNTPGDDALRWASADTVGRIRTFATENGYSPNPQASSLRTRRSGLIGVLVPRLQDYVLATIYEGIEEAAGEAGLSTFVTNSLDRLEAQRARTKAMIDRRVDGLIFGDAHLDHEFLDEVDAQGIKFTLVSRSAGSYPSATVDDVLGGRLVGQHLADTGRKKVCVVAGLEFTSTARDRTRGAVEALSDNGIEVPESAVIYSGFDPAGGRRAVEQILERGEVPDALFATNDFAALGALGALRDAGLRVPDDVALVGYNDTPLASAGALPLTTIRSPMHEMGRRAVGLLMQVLAGEEPESVLLEPELIVRSST